The following is a genomic window from Pseudanabaena galeata CCNP1313.
ATATTCAAGCATTATGGTAACGATTCCATTCAGATAGTTTCCGAAAATCCCTATCAACTGGCGACGGATATCTATGGCATTGGTTTCTTTACTGCCGACCAGATCGCTCGGAATATTGGCATTGAAGTTAGTTCTGAGTTTCGCAGCATAGCGGGAATCTTTCATTGTTTAGGGGAAGCTGCTGAAGATGGGCATTGCTATTTACCGCGCCCAGAACTAGAAGAGAAAGCCATCAAACTGCTTGCTCTCGAAGACTATCAACCAGATCCTGAAATCATTTCTAAGATTGTTCTCCATCTCTCTATCAACGATCGCTTAGTGATGCAAGGCTTAGAAGGAGAGTTCATCTGCTATAAACCGACTTACTTCCACACCGAACAAAATCTTGCCGAACGGGTTTATCAATTATTACAACACAAACATCATCCAGACCCTGAACGAGTCAATGCTTGGATCGATCGCTACACCACCCAAAGAAATATCCAACTCTCGCCCAAACAACGCGAAGCTGTGGAGATGGCGGCAAATTCGTCGGTGCTTATTCTCACAGGTGGGCCGGGGACAGGTAAAACTACCACCACCCGCACGATTGTCGCACTCTGGAAAGCGATGGGTAAGGAAATTGCTCTTGCTTCACCGACGGGTCGGGCGGCTCAACGATTACAGGAAGTCACGGGCTGTGAGGCGAAGACAATTCACCGTTTTCTAGAGTTTGACCCAAAATCAATGGGCTTTAAACGCAATCAGGAATATCCTCTGACGGCTCAGGCGATCGGTATTGATGAAGCATCGATGTTGGATCTGTTTCTTGCTTTTTCTCTAGTTAAGGCGATTCCCTTGGGCGCTCAATTACTTCTTGTCGGCGATACCGATCAACTTCCCAGTGTGGGCGCGGGCAATGTTCTCAAAGATTTAATTGATTCTCAGCAAGTCCCTGTGATTACGCTCACTGAGGTATTTCGTCAAGCTCAGGCAAGTCAAATTATCCAGAATGCTCACCGTATCAATACGGGTAAGTTTCCGCAGATGGAAAAAGTCTCTAATCAACCCCAATCCGATTGCCTCTGGCTGGAAATGCCGAATGCTGAAGCGGGTCAGCAGGGGATTTGTGACATTATTACGGAGTTGTTACCCAGTCTGGGCTTTGACCCTCAGCAGGATATGCAGGTTCTCTGTCCGATGACCAGAGGTGATGTCGGTACGCGCAATCTCAATGTTGTGCTTCAACAGTTGCTCAATCCTCCTGATGCGATTAAGCCCGAAATTAAGTATGGGAATACGATCTTCCGCTTGGGCGATCGCATTATGCAGCAGGTGAATGACTATAACCGTGAGGTTTTTAATGGTGACATTGGTACGATTACGGGTGTCGATTTGGAGGAACGGGAAGTCACGGTTGTATTTGGCGATCGGCAAGTGGTCTATGATTATGCCGATCTTAATGAGATTGCTCTTGCTAGAGCAACGACGATCCATAAAGCTCAGGGCAGTGAGTATCCTGTGGTGATCATGCCTCTGTTTATGCAGCATTTTATGATGCTCTCTCGTAATCTTTTCTACACTGGTTTAACTCGTGCGCGAAAGCTTGCCATTATCGTTGGGGAGTCGAAGGCGATCGGGCTGGCGGTCAAACAAGTTAGCGATCGGCAGAGATATACTTATCTGGCGAAACGGTTAGCAAAGTTTGCCGATCCTCAATCTTAAGTTATGACTAGACCTCTTGCAGAACTGAAAATTAATCCAGAGCAGAGAAAGTTTTAGAAGCAACAAGAGCGACTTCAAAGTTATAAATGGCAGCAATCAAATTACAACGCAAACCAAAACGACGACGACGATTACGATAAGGTAAAGAGAGAATCTTAAAAATCTTCAAGCGACGATTAACATGCTCAATCGCAATACGTTGACGTGCAAGTTGGCGATTAAAACGCTTATCCTCCTTGGATAATGAGCCATTTTGAGGCTTTTTGATAGGAATTTGCGAGTTAGGATGCAACTTTTGTAAGCCTTGATAACCCTTGTCTGCCAAACCTTGTGTCTGTGCGTGAAAATGAACTCCACTTGCCTTGAATAATGAGAAATCATGCTGCTTGCCCTTACCGTAAGAGGTACAAACTATCTTGAAATTAGTCAGATCGACCACCAATTGGGCTTTGAGGGCATGATGCTTTTTCTTACCGCTATAAAAATGTTTCTGGTGATATTTAGGGCGCTCAACCTTTGTCTCAGTTACATCAATGGCAATTATGGCTGGAGCCTTCTCCTGCCATAATGACTTTTTTCCTGCTAACCGAAACTTTTTCGATTTAATTAAGACATTTTCTACTTTTTTGACGATGCGGCAAATCGTCGATTCTGACACTTCCCAGTCGCTAGCAATATGAAAATAGGTGCGATATTCACGCCAATACTGCAAAGTAACCAATATTTGGTCTTCTAGACTTAGCTTTGGTTCTACACCGCCTTGTCCTTTGCTTTGGGCTGCTTGTTGCATTAGTTCCGTCATTTGAGCAAATGTTTCTCTTCTTACTCCAAATAACCGTTTAAATTCTGTCGCTGATAGATTTTGACTGGCTTCGTATTTCATCGCTTAATTTGAGTTCTGATAAAAAGCTTATAAATCTAACATG
Proteins encoded in this region:
- the recD2 gene encoding SF1B family DNA helicase RecD2 is translated as MPDNIDYLQGIIERLTFHSEETGYTVARLKVPKAQDLITVVGNFANIQAGQTLALEGTWRSHPKFGDQFQVTQYRETKPATITGIEKYLGSGLIKGVGPVTAKRIVTHFGLDTLDIIENEIDRLIEVPGIAKKRVKMIKTAWETQKAIKEVMVFLQGHGVSTTYAVKIFKHYGNDSIQIVSENPYQLATDIYGIGFFTADQIARNIGIEVSSEFRSIAGIFHCLGEAAEDGHCYLPRPELEEKAIKLLALEDYQPDPEIISKIVLHLSINDRLVMQGLEGEFICYKPTYFHTEQNLAERVYQLLQHKHHPDPERVNAWIDRYTTQRNIQLSPKQREAVEMAANSSVLILTGGPGTGKTTTTRTIVALWKAMGKEIALASPTGRAAQRLQEVTGCEAKTIHRFLEFDPKSMGFKRNQEYPLTAQAIGIDEASMLDLFLAFSLVKAIPLGAQLLLVGDTDQLPSVGAGNVLKDLIDSQQVPVITLTEVFRQAQASQIIQNAHRINTGKFPQMEKVSNQPQSDCLWLEMPNAEAGQQGICDIITELLPSLGFDPQQDMQVLCPMTRGDVGTRNLNVVLQQLLNPPDAIKPEIKYGNTIFRLGDRIMQQVNDYNREVFNGDIGTITGVDLEEREVTVVFGDRQVVYDYADLNEIALARATTIHKAQGSEYPVVIMPLFMQHFMMLSRNLFYTGLTRARKLAIIVGESKAIGLAVKQVSDRQRYTYLAKRLAKFADPQS
- a CDS encoding IS5 family transposase codes for the protein MKYEASQNLSATEFKRLFGVRRETFAQMTELMQQAAQSKGQGGVEPKLSLEDQILVTLQYWREYRTYFHIASDWEVSESTICRIVKKVENVLIKSKKFRLAGKKSLWQEKAPAIIAIDVTETKVERPKYHQKHFYSGKKKHHALKAQLVVDLTNFKIVCTSYGKGKQHDFSLFKASGVHFHAQTQGLADKGYQGLQKLHPNSQIPIKKPQNGSLSKEDKRFNRQLARQRIAIEHVNRRLKIFKILSLPYRNRRRRFGLRCNLIAAIYNFEVALVASKTFSALD